A region from the Nodosilinea sp. FACHB-141 genome encodes:
- the ruvB gene encoding Holliday junction branch migration DNA helicase RuvB, which produces MAIVSSHTADDSAKPKRAQSKPSAQPSEAVELQPLLSLVKGGEMQPEDLGDEVTEAAPSTAPEDTLRPQRLQDYIGQSSLKEVLGIAIQAAQSRQEPLDHLLLYGPPGLGKTTMALILAQEMGVTCKITTAPALERPRDIAGLLVNLKPGDVLFIDEIHRLPRVTEEILYPAMEDSRLDITIGKGQSARTRSIPLCPFTLVGATTRVGALSSPLRDRFGLIQRLRFYEIDELQPIVLRTADVLKTPIEPAGAEEIARRARGTPRIANRLLRRVRDYAEVKRAGPITAALAAEALELFNVDPCGLDWTDRRLLSVMIENFGGGPVGLDTMAASTGEDPQTIEEVYEPYLLQIGYLQRTPRGRVVTPAARRHLGYDEALPGDGSQMTLL; this is translated from the coding sequence ATGGCCATTGTTTCTTCTCACACCGCCGACGATTCAGCTAAGCCCAAGCGAGCCCAGTCTAAACCGTCAGCACAGCCCTCCGAAGCGGTTGAATTGCAGCCGCTACTCTCCCTCGTCAAAGGTGGGGAGATGCAGCCAGAAGATTTAGGGGATGAAGTTACCGAGGCGGCACCATCCACGGCCCCAGAAGACACCCTGCGGCCCCAGCGATTGCAAGACTACATTGGCCAATCTTCCCTAAAGGAAGTGCTGGGCATTGCCATTCAGGCGGCTCAGTCGCGGCAAGAGCCGCTTGACCATCTGCTGTTGTATGGGCCGCCAGGGCTGGGCAAAACCACCATGGCGCTAATTTTGGCCCAGGAGATGGGGGTGACCTGCAAAATCACCACGGCCCCTGCCCTAGAGCGCCCCCGCGACATTGCTGGCCTGCTAGTCAATCTCAAGCCGGGGGATGTGCTGTTTATTGACGAAATCCACCGGCTGCCCCGGGTGACCGAAGAAATTCTCTACCCAGCCATGGAAGACTCACGGCTGGATATCACCATTGGCAAAGGGCAGTCGGCCCGCACTCGCAGCATTCCGCTGTGCCCGTTTACGTTGGTAGGGGCAACGACCAGGGTAGGAGCGCTGAGTTCTCCGCTGCGCGATCGCTTCGGTCTCATCCAGCGGCTGCGCTTCTACGAGATCGATGAGCTTCAGCCCATCGTGTTGCGCACCGCCGACGTCCTCAAAACCCCCATTGAACCCGCCGGAGCTGAAGAAATTGCCCGCCGCGCCCGGGGCACCCCTCGCATTGCCAACCGCCTGCTGCGACGAGTGCGCGACTATGCTGAGGTTAAGAGGGCAGGCCCCATTACCGCCGCCCTAGCTGCCGAAGCGCTAGAACTATTCAACGTTGACCCCTGCGGCCTCGACTGGACCGATCGCCGCCTGCTGTCAGTGATGATCGAAAACTTTGGCGGTGGTCCCGTTGGTCTCGATACCATGGCCGCCTCCACGGGCGAAGACCCCCAAACCATTGAGGAAGTCTACGAACCTTACCTGCTGCAAATTGGCTATCTACAGCGCACTCCCCGGGGCCGAGTGGTCACCCCTGCCGCCCGCCGCCATCTGGGCTATGACGAAGCGCTACCGGGCGATGGCAGCCAGATGACACTGTTGTAA
- a CDS encoding pentapeptide repeat-containing protein, with the protein MNLKTLENLWTAFVEGERDFTGINLAGADLNHWSLARVDFWGADFSGANLTQANFRRANLKQTQFCNAKLVGADLRWADLREAVLTGANLDDARLEGALYNAQTQFPEGFNPGQARMWSLAPGAALATKDLRERDLGGTDLTAADLSGALLVNSQLFGAVLRRSNLLSALIGDSDLRYADLRQATLMLADLRGADLRHSDLGRANLIGANLRGCQLAHANLDGALYSDSTHFPRGFQVPETLHHLAPGASLWGADLSGARLTGIDLSGANLAGANLMHADLWGACLANADLSGANLLGANLLGTDLTGANLNQTNLMQAIIDMPGDVAGTVALDSQPA; encoded by the coding sequence ATGAATCTCAAAACGCTAGAAAATCTTTGGACGGCCTTTGTAGAAGGGGAGCGAGACTTTACCGGCATCAATCTGGCCGGAGCCGACCTCAACCACTGGAGTTTAGCCAGGGTTGATTTTTGGGGGGCCGACTTTAGTGGGGCAAACCTTACCCAAGCTAATTTTCGTCGGGCTAACCTCAAACAGACCCAGTTCTGCAACGCCAAACTGGTGGGGGCCGACCTGCGCTGGGCCGATCTGCGCGAGGCCGTGCTGACCGGGGCCAACCTCGATGATGCGCGTTTGGAAGGAGCCCTCTACAATGCCCAAACTCAGTTTCCCGAAGGATTTAACCCTGGGCAGGCCCGCATGTGGAGCCTGGCACCAGGGGCGGCCCTCGCGACTAAAGATTTGCGAGAGCGCGATCTGGGCGGCACCGACTTAACTGCTGCCGATCTCAGCGGGGCACTGCTGGTGAACAGTCAATTGTTTGGGGCGGTGCTAAGACGCAGCAACCTGCTCAGTGCTCTGATTGGCGATAGCGATCTGCGCTACGCTGACCTGCGTCAGGCCACGCTGATGTTGGCCGACCTGCGTGGAGCCGACCTGCGCCATAGCGACCTGGGCCGTGCCAATCTAATTGGGGCCAACCTGCGAGGGTGTCAGCTAGCCCACGCCAACTTAGACGGTGCCCTCTACTCTGACAGCACCCATTTCCCACGAGGGTTTCAGGTGCCTGAAACGCTGCACCACCTGGCCCCAGGCGCATCCCTGTGGGGAGCTGACCTCAGCGGGGCAAGGCTGACTGGCATAGACCTCAGTGGGGCCAATTTAGCTGGGGCTAACCTTATGCACGCCGATCTGTGGGGCGCTTGTCTCGCCAACGCTGACCTCAGCGGAGCGAACCTGCTGGGAGCAAACCTGCTGGGGACCGACCTGACTGGAGCCAATCTCAACCAAACCAACCTGATGCAAGCAATCATCGACATGCCGGGAGACGTAGCGGGGACGGTTGCTTTGGATAGCCAGCCAGCTTAG